The following proteins come from a genomic window of Lineus longissimus chromosome 18, tnLinLong1.2, whole genome shotgun sequence:
- the LOC135502360 gene encoding titin-like: MIDMYSDRFPFLLLSLGLLLAHILHGALGITVKNSLSNSRPRLGETITFECNIGIGTAKSVSWYKDKNDTRKTVYLTHNCSVFADKYKSRLKQVQCDTHNYNFQLSDVQISDHGKWQCDADGVEAEPKLKLDVLVPHSVQVKVSKPTVTEHEFVRFECLTSGGNPEFVTRYQWLWKKSSSTEEQVIQDTETSTQNGKYLEFTRIPYDESGTYSCKASNDGGMGQASTVLNVQYSPRIDPEAKMKYDVAGEIGKEAMFELFIVANPTPTKTDYTWSKDGNVLSRTSPDYEITSGPTSSELKIKDVKSLDYTNYSCSVKTSAFQATIFNFMLNKAASYTSDLSNSVSVNTKASNTSDLSNGVLVNTKEATHSSKETNKTFKVGIGFIAVGGSLVVISIVIGIVIIVIKHKKSSGKKKGDDQESQDNVVTGQSALLGGQVNHAMRLPLPRSECDPNENRNRAKSKLRTPDVVSDTNQYVESALHVPVGKNGSQKEVRPTLLRPTQPASPAKEHLYENVKRKIQPQQKSGSGGVPKQIGVDGTVYAKLSFQPAKHDHPVGRTEEQSPYSTVDFSRKAPPLEEEEEVLVQYIT, encoded by the exons ATGATCGACATGTATAGCGACCGATttcccttcctcctactcagcctgggactccTCCTGGCGCACATTTTACATG gtgctCTTGGAATAACTGTAAAAAATAGCCTCAGTAATTCACGTCCACGCCTCGGCGAAACGATAacgtttgagtgtaacattGGTATTGGGACCGCCAAGAGTGTTTCATGGTACAAGGACAAAAATGACACGCGAAAAACAGTTTATTTGACGCACAATTGTAGTGTTTTCGCAGACAAGTATAAATCAAGATTAAAACAAGTTCAGTGTGATACGCataattataattttcaattaagtgaTGTTCAAATTTCGGACCACGGGAAATGGCAGTGTGATGCAGATGGAGTAGAGGCCGAACCAAAGCTGAAATTagatgttttag TTCCACACAGCGTTCAAGTCAAAGTCAGCAAGCCGACTGTTACCGAACATGAATTTGTGCGTTTTGAGTGCCTCACCAGTGGGGGCAACCCCGAGTTTGTTACGCGGTACCAGTGGCTCTGGAAGAAAAGTAGCTCCACCGAGGAACAAGTCATCCAGGACACCGAAACCAGCACACAGAATGGAAAGTATTTGGAGTTCACGCGTATCCCATACGATGAGAGTGGGACATACTCTTGTAAGGCTTCGAATGATGGTGGAATGGGACAGGCGTCGACAGTccttaatgtacaat ACTCTCCAAGGATAGACCCGGAAGCGAAAATGAAATATGATGTGGCGGGCGAAATTGGCAAGGAGGCaatgtttgaactgtttatCGTCGCAAACCCAACTCCAACCAAAACTGATTACACCTGGTCCAAGGATGGCAATGTCCTATCGAGAACATCACCGGATTATGAAATAACTTCCGGGCCAACATCCAGCGAGTTGAAAATCAAGGACGTCAAATCCTTGGATTATACCAACTATTCCTGTTCGGTTAAAACGAGTGCATTCCAAGCCACGATTTTCAACTTCATGCTTAACAAAGCAG cGTCCTACACAAGTGACTTAAGCAATAGTGTATCAGTAAACACCAAAG cGTCCAACACAAGTGACTTAAGCAATGGTGTATTAGTAAACACCAAAG AAGCAACCCATAGCTcgaaagaaacaaacaaaactTTTAAAGTTGGCATCGGTTTCATCGCTGTAGGGGGCTCACTGGTGGTCATCAGCAttgtcatcggcatcgtcataaTCGTTATCAAACACAAGAAGTCCAGTGGCAAAAAAAAGG GTGATGATCAGGAATCGCAAGA CAATGTGGTAACTGGCCAGTCAGCCCTATTAGGAGGTCAAGTCAATCATGCGATGCGTCTCCCCCTTCCACGTTCAGAATGCGACCCTAATGAAAATCGCAATCGTGCAAAAT CAAAACTCCGAACGCCTGATGTCGTGTCGGACACGAATCAGTACGTCGAGAGTGCTCTCCACGTGCCCGTCGGCAAGAACGGGAGTCAGAAGGAAGTTCGCCCGACATTGCTCAGGCCGACACAGCCAGCTAGTCCTGCTAAGGAACATCTATACGAGAATGTGAAAAGGAAGATCCAGCCACAGCAAAAGAGTGGCAGTGGAGGTGTACCTAAG CAAATTGGAGTGGACGGCACAGTGTACGCGAAACTTTCGTTCCAACCTGCTAAACACGACCATCCAGTAGGGCGGACTGAAGAGCAATCACCATACTCAACTGTCGATTTCAGCCGAAAGGCGCCGCCTttggaagaggaagaagaagtactTGTGCAGTACATTACTTAG